AAAAATTACTTCAAAAACTTTCGCCTCAACAAATTCAGTTGATGAAGCTAATTCAATTGCCAACACAGGCATTTGAAGAACGATTGAAACAAGAAATTGAAGAAAATCCAGCTTTAGATACAGGAAAGGAAGAAAGCGATAGTTTTGAAGATGATTTTTCAAATGAAAGTGATTATGATGATTCTGGAAATGAGAAAATTGATGCAGAAGACATTAACATTGACGAATATTTAAGTGATGATGAATACCCGAGTTATAAAACTCAGGCCAACAATTATTCATCAGACGATGAGGAAAAACAAGTTCCTTATGCTGCTGGAACAACATTTCATCAATCTTTAAAGAATCAACTTAACACGTTCAGAATAGATGATGAAGAAAAATCTATTGCAGAATTTTTAGTTGGAAGTATAGATGAAAGCGGATATATTCGTCGTGAATTAATTGACTTAATTGATGATTTAGCATTTACACAAAATGTGTTTACAACGGAAGAAAAAGTAGCTCATGTTTTAGTAAATGTTGTCCAAAAACTTGACCCAATCGGAGTTGGTGCGAGAGATTTAAAAGAATGTTTAATTATTCAGTTAAAATCAAAATCCGAAAACAAAACTCGCTCATTAGCCATTCAAATTTTAGACAGTGCTTTTGATCATTTTGTAAAGAAACACTACAAGAAGCTTTTAGATAAGTTTGATATATCAGAGGAAGAATTAAAAGCTGTAAATACAGAGATTTCTAAGTTAAATCCAAAGCCAGGAAGTTCTTATGCCGGTAATAATAAAATTGCTGAGCAGATAGTTCCTGATTTTACAATTAGGATTATTGAAGGTAAATTGGAGCTAACATTAAATTCAAGAAACGCTCCAGAATTGCACGTATCTAAAGAATACAACAATATGTTGAAAGGCTACCAAGATTCTAAGGATAAAACTAAGTCTCAAAAGGATGCTGTAATGTTTATCAAGCAAAAACTTGATGCGGCTAAATGGTTTATTGATGCGATTAAACAGCGTCAACAAACCTTATTGGTAACAATGAATTCTATCATGCATTATCAATATGATTATTTCTTAACTGGAGATGAGCGTAAACTAAAACCTATGATTCTAAAAGATATTGCAGATACTATCAATATGGATGTATCAACAGTATCAAGAGTTGCAAATAGCAAGTACGTCTCTACACCTTACGGAACTAAATTGATTAAGGATTTCTTCTCAGAATCTATGAAAAATGATCAAGGTGAGGATGTTTCAACTAAAGAAATAAAAAAGATCTTGGAAACGGTTATTGCCGAAGAGAATAAAAGAAAACCTTTAACTGATGAAAAACTATCGGGTATTTTAAAGGAGAAAGGTTACCCAATCGCGAGAAGAACAGTAGCGAAATATAGAGAGCAATTGGATATTCCTGTTGCTAGACTTAGAAAAGAAATATAATGCGCTGGCACAAGTTTTTATCAACCATTTTGCATCCAATTGTAATGCCTACAATTGGTTTACTTTTGTATTTCTTCTTGTGCCCAATACAGATTAGTTTAAGAGAACAGCTATATTTCTTGACTTTGGCGTTTTCGGCAACATACGTAATCCCGTTACTTATTCTCATATTTTTAAGACTATCGAATAAAGTAAGTTCAATGGATTTACCGTCCATAAAGGAAAGAAAAGTACCACTATTTATTATGATGTGTATATTCTTAATACTAGCCAAATACTTTAGTTTATTCAGAAATGTACAAGACTTAGCATATTTGTTTTATGGAACCTTATTAGGTTTAATTGCGATGTACCTAATTTTCTTTAGTGGAATTAAAACGAGTATCCATTTACTTTCTATGGGAAGTGCTGTTGGTTTCTTTATCGTTTTTCAACTAATCTATAATATTTCTGTACTACCCTTATTAGTCATTTTAATACTACTTTCAGGTCTTTTAGCTTCTTCAAGGTTATATTTAAAGGCACACACACCTAAAGAGGTTTATTTAGGCTTTATTTTAGGTTTAGGATGTCAATTACTTACGTACTACATTTTATAGTAAATAAAAGATTAAACCAAACTTTGTAATCTTGGAAGATACAGTTTCTCCATTAATGGTAGCGTTTTTATATACCGGACTTAATCCGTAGTACATATAGAAATTAAACGCTCCGTATCCTGCAGATAACTCTAAACCTGACTGAAACTTATTAAAAATTGGAACGTTAGAGAACTCAATAGTTTGATTATTACTATTAAGCTGATAAGAGAATTTGTTACTTAAATTATAATTTAGTTTCACACCCGCATACACTCTCCAAAAAGAATAAGTAACAGCATCAGATGTTCTCCAACGTAATTGAATAGGAAATTCTATATTATGTAATCTAAGTTTATTGGTTGATATATCCGATCCTAATTGAATGGTACTTTCATCCGTAAGTTGTAGATCATGATTAAAAGAATTATATCCGTAACCTAGACCTATTCCTGCAGAAAAGTCTCCCTGTTTTGTAAAAGGAATATCCTTTATATACCCTACAGATAAACTGTAAGAAAAACCAGATGTTTCAGCTCCCTGAGGTTGACTTCTCATAATATCATAGGAAATACTCATATACAATTGATCTTCCCAATACTTGTCACCTAATTTTAAAGAATCAGCTTGTGCAAAGGAATCTAAATTTAAACTAACCAGTAGCATCAAAATTAATAACCGCAAATTCATATCTTATTTTTAATACCTATAAAAATAAAAAAGAGCAATTGTATAATTGCTCTTTTTCTATATAATAAATCAAAATGAAATTTATTCACTAATAGTACCTGCTTTGTGAGTAGACAAACTTAATTTAAGAGCATTAACATCTCTTAATCTTTGTCTGATATCAGTTAAGGTACCTACACTCATTTGCTTATCTGCCTTAATTGAAGTAGTCATTCTTGGATGATTCTCTTCTTTAATATTTAATCTAGCATTAATAATAAACGCTGGAATATCATCAGCAGTTGCAATCTTGTCATTCAATTGAATACTGTTGTACTTCTTACCATATTTAGCATCCTTTGCTTGTCCAACATAAATCGTAGTAACTAAACTCTTTTGTTCAAGTTTTTTTACTTCCGACGCACTTGGTAAACTAGGGCTATTAATCTGTAAGTCTGTTTCTCTCATCACGGTTGTTACCAT
This genomic window from Tenacibaculum sp. 190524A05c contains:
- a CDS encoding biopolymer transporter ExbD, translating into MSKFGKKKKGSPAISTASLPDIVFMLLFFFMVTTVMRETDLQINSPSLPSASEVKKLEQKSLVTTIYVGQAKDAKYGKKYNSIQLNDKIATADDIPAFIINARLNIKEENHPRMTTSIKADKQMSVGTLTDIRQRLRDVNALKLSLSTHKAGTISE
- the rpoN gene encoding RNA polymerase factor sigma-54; amino-acid sequence: MLKQSLHQKLLQKLSPQQIQLMKLIQLPTQAFEERLKQEIEENPALDTGKEESDSFEDDFSNESDYDDSGNEKIDAEDINIDEYLSDDEYPSYKTQANNYSSDDEEKQVPYAAGTTFHQSLKNQLNTFRIDDEEKSIAEFLVGSIDESGYIRRELIDLIDDLAFTQNVFTTEEKVAHVLVNVVQKLDPIGVGARDLKECLIIQLKSKSENKTRSLAIQILDSAFDHFVKKHYKKLLDKFDISEEELKAVNTEISKLNPKPGSSYAGNNKIAEQIVPDFTIRIIEGKLELTLNSRNAPELHVSKEYNNMLKGYQDSKDKTKSQKDAVMFIKQKLDAAKWFIDAIKQRQQTLLVTMNSIMHYQYDYFLTGDERKLKPMILKDIADTINMDVSTVSRVANSKYVSTPYGTKLIKDFFSESMKNDQGEDVSTKEIKKILETVIAEENKRKPLTDEKLSGILKEKGYPIARRTVAKYREQLDIPVARLRKEI
- a CDS encoding porin family protein, which translates into the protein MNLRLLILMLLVSLNLDSFAQADSLKLGDKYWEDQLYMSISYDIMRSQPQGAETSGFSYSLSVGYIKDIPFTKQGDFSAGIGLGYGYNSFNHDLQLTDESTIQLGSDISTNKLRLHNIEFPIQLRWRTSDAVTYSFWRVYAGVKLNYNLSNKFSYQLNSNNQTIEFSNVPIFNKFQSGLELSAGYGAFNFYMYYGLSPVYKNATINGETVSSKITKFGLIFYLL